A genome region from Blautia coccoides includes the following:
- a CDS encoding dihydroxy-acid dehydratase, whose product MNTRSSDILEGPQWANVRALYKADGYAEEELGKPMIAVVNSYSTVCPGHVIFKNLSERVREGIQAGGGTPVEFGVIGACDGIAMGHKGMQYILPTRQMIADSIEAMAEAHRLDGLILLGSCDKIIPGMLMGAMRVNLPTILVNGGPSLPGRMKEGNPYGGEYIDHSIIQESEGALKKGLISEEKFKWIEDHAMPSIGSCAMLGTANTMGCLAEAMGIMLPGTAAIPAVYSERLSVGYKSGKQIVEMVHRDIKIRDIITKQAVYNAIRVNAAIGGSTNAVLHLLAIAYEGEIEMSVFEFGKICEGIPHLVPLIPAGSNTLLDFYEAGGIPVLMKELQEALWTQEKTCTGITVQEVIENAANHRRDVIHAIENPVHKMGGIKILKGNLAPEGAVTKPSAIPEKALVFRGKGKIYEGEEEALRGIRSGEVKAGDVVVIRNEGPKGGPGMPEMYKAMKLLVGMDLGDKVCLITDGRFSGSNNGCFVGHICPEAADDGPIAYLEDGDEILVDVLQGTIEAPGVDFTERRRTKACVQKKITGCLYQYARNVSSASKGGIIPVREL is encoded by the coding sequence ATGAATACAAGAAGCAGTGATATTTTAGAGGGACCGCAGTGGGCAAATGTACGGGCTTTATATAAGGCGGACGGATACGCGGAGGAGGAACTGGGAAAACCCATGATCGCCGTGGTGAATTCCTACAGCACTGTCTGCCCGGGGCATGTGATATTTAAAAATTTATCGGAGCGTGTCAGAGAAGGGATTCAGGCAGGAGGCGGAACACCGGTAGAATTCGGTGTCATCGGGGCATGTGACGGAATCGCTATGGGACATAAGGGAATGCAGTATATTCTTCCCACAAGACAGATGATCGCGGACAGTATAGAAGCCATGGCAGAAGCCCACAGGCTGGACGGGCTTATTTTACTGGGAAGCTGTGACAAGATCATTCCGGGGATGCTCATGGGAGCTATGCGGGTAAATCTCCCCACCATACTGGTAAACGGCGGTCCCAGTCTGCCGGGGCGTATGAAAGAGGGGAATCCTTACGGCGGAGAATACATTGACCATTCCATTATCCAGGAGTCTGAAGGCGCCCTGAAGAAGGGACTGATCAGTGAGGAAAAGTTCAAATGGATAGAAGACCATGCCATGCCCTCCATTGGCTCCTGCGCTATGCTGGGGACGGCCAACACCATGGGATGTCTGGCCGAAGCCATGGGAATCATGCTGCCGGGAACAGCAGCCATCCCCGCAGTGTATAGTGAGAGACTGTCTGTGGGATATAAAAGCGGTAAGCAGATCGTGGAAATGGTACACAGAGACATAAAAATAAGGGACATCATAACAAAACAGGCAGTTTATAACGCCATCAGAGTGAACGCGGCCATAGGAGGATCTACCAATGCGGTCCTCCATTTACTGGCCATTGCCTATGAAGGTGAGATTGAGATGTCTGTATTTGAATTTGGGAAAATATGTGAGGGGATTCCCCACCTGGTACCTTTGATCCCTGCCGGCAGTAATACTTTGCTGGATTTTTATGAGGCCGGAGGCATCCCTGTTCTCATGAAGGAGTTACAGGAGGCTTTATGGACACAGGAAAAGACCTGCACAGGCATAACGGTTCAGGAAGTGATAGAGAACGCAGCCAATCACAGAAGGGATGTGATCCATGCCATAGAAAACCCTGTACATAAAATGGGAGGCATCAAGATCCTGAAAGGGAATTTGGCACCGGAAGGCGCGGTCACAAAGCCTTCCGCCATTCCGGAGAAAGCTCTGGTCTTCCGCGGGAAAGGAAAAATATACGAGGGGGAAGAAGAGGCTCTGAGGGGAATCAGGAGCGGAGAGGTCAAAGCGGGAGACGTGGTGGTGATCCGCAATGAAGGCCCCAAGGGCGGCCCAGGTATGCCGGAAATGTACAAGGCTATGAAACTGCTGGTGGGAATGGATCTGGGTGACAAAGTGTGCCTGATCACAGACGGAAGATTTTCCGGTTCCAACAACGGCTGTTTTGTAGGGCATATCTGCCCGGAAGCCGCTGATGACGGCCCTATCGCATATCTGGAGGACGGAGATGAAATCCTGGTAGATGTACTGCAGGGGACCATAGAGGCTCCTGGCGTTGACTTCACAGAACGCCGCCGGACAAAGGCGTGCGTGCAGAAGAAGATAACAGGATGTCTGTACCAATACGCCCGGAATGTGTCCTCTGCATCCAAAGGAGGAATTATTCCCGTACGTGAACTGTAG
- a CDS encoding family 78 glycoside hydrolase catalytic domain: MMERKCYAPEKLTCEYSVNPMGIHSRNPRLAWKMTGDGRGRRQTAYQIWASHSRAELLNGRGLCWDSGRVEGSCSVGIHYGGEALCSRERIYWCVRIWDETGKESPWCEINFFEAGLLEKSDWKAQWICAEDQVSAPYFRKDFFIKKKPEKATVYICGLGFYELSFNGEKCNEQFLLPNRTEFTKRVYYHAYDITEELRDGENTIGVILGNGWYNQRDKVNEKLLWYGFPKLLFQIELYYEDGTRETIGSDTSVTWKKGPIQYNNIYYGEIYDARQELPGWNRPGVRREEWKHAAPAKEPGGTLTQQRASGDTVTGTIHPKTVTRVKDDMYVLDFGQNITGWLKMKVTGCEGQTITMRFGEELWPDGKINYYSTGSGWKQQKDVYILKGDGEEVYQPRFTWHGFRYAEIQGWGKMPETKDIEAVVVHTGVEEDGQFTCSNALMNQIQQASRWSLLNGMHCGMPLDSPHRERQGYGGDALTAAKACIYNFNMENFYAAWMDDFADAQDEKTGFVPHTVPCQDGGGGPAWGCAYIIISWLCYQYYGDTEILKKHFGNMKHWMEFLTTGVRNGIVEAEGEDENCLGEWSTPGEILIPPRFVNTYFYGYCASLMENIAGVLEKEEKRQSYRILKENTIQAFRREFFHEETGRYSIGAQGTEAFAWKLGAVEDEEKEQVFRYLARHVADECEDHLDTGIFGTPYLFETLVESGYGDTAYKMITNTTYPGYGYMLTNGATALWEYWEKEYGFYQCSCCHNQPMFGSISGSFYEKVTGIVPLSPACKEVLIAPKPIGDLRFASAKKETMYGMISVEWEKTEREFSLYLTVPCNTSAVVLLPGTGETLWEGSDVLLPGEVEKEGIRLVEQTDNGYCVRLESGNYRFTLRK; this comes from the coding sequence ATGATGGAAAGAAAATGTTATGCACCGGAAAAACTTACCTGTGAATATTCTGTAAACCCCATGGGGATCCACAGCAGGAATCCAAGACTGGCATGGAAGATGACAGGGGACGGAAGAGGACGAAGACAAACAGCCTATCAGATCTGGGCATCCCACAGCAGGGCGGAGCTTTTAAACGGCCGCGGCTTGTGCTGGGACAGCGGCAGGGTGGAAGGTTCCTGTTCTGTGGGAATACATTATGGAGGCGAAGCCCTTTGCTCCAGAGAGAGGATATACTGGTGTGTGAGGATCTGGGACGAGACAGGGAAAGAATCTCCGTGGTGTGAGATAAACTTTTTTGAAGCGGGGCTTTTAGAAAAAAGCGACTGGAAAGCCCAATGGATCTGTGCAGAGGACCAGGTGAGCGCCCCCTATTTCAGAAAAGACTTTTTTATAAAAAAGAAACCGGAAAAGGCCACGGTCTACATCTGCGGGCTGGGATTCTATGAACTCTCTTTTAACGGAGAGAAATGCAATGAGCAGTTTCTGCTGCCCAACAGAACAGAATTTACCAAAAGAGTATATTACCATGCCTATGACATCACAGAAGAATTGAGAGATGGAGAAAATACCATAGGAGTTATCCTGGGAAACGGCTGGTACAACCAGAGGGACAAGGTCAATGAGAAGCTGTTGTGGTATGGATTTCCCAAGCTGTTGTTTCAGATTGAGCTGTATTACGAGGACGGAACCAGAGAGACCATCGGCAGCGATACTTCCGTGACATGGAAAAAAGGCCCCATTCAATATAATAATATTTATTACGGAGAGATCTATGACGCGCGTCAGGAACTGCCGGGATGGAACCGGCCGGGAGTGCGCAGGGAGGAATGGAAGCATGCCGCACCGGCAAAGGAGCCGGGAGGTACTCTGACACAACAGAGGGCGTCCGGTGACACTGTGACAGGTACCATACATCCCAAGACCGTCACAAGGGTCAAGGACGATATGTATGTGCTGGATTTCGGGCAGAACATCACAGGATGGCTGAAGATGAAAGTGACAGGCTGTGAGGGTCAGACCATAACCATGCGCTTTGGTGAGGAGCTGTGGCCGGATGGGAAGATTAATTATTACAGCACCGGAAGCGGATGGAAACAGCAAAAAGACGTATATATCCTAAAGGGAGACGGGGAGGAAGTGTATCAGCCCCGGTTTACCTGGCATGGATTCCGGTATGCAGAGATACAGGGCTGGGGGAAAATGCCCGAAACCAAAGACATAGAGGCTGTTGTGGTACATACAGGGGTGGAAGAGGACGGACAATTCACCTGTTCCAATGCGCTGATGAATCAGATACAGCAGGCCTCCCGTTGGTCCCTGTTAAACGGAATGCACTGCGGTATGCCTTTAGACTCCCCCCACAGGGAGAGACAGGGATACGGCGGGGATGCGCTGACAGCGGCGAAAGCCTGTATCTATAATTTTAATATGGAGAATTTTTATGCGGCCTGGATGGATGATTTTGCGGATGCCCAGGACGAAAAGACAGGCTTTGTACCTCACACAGTACCCTGTCAGGACGGAGGCGGCGGTCCCGCCTGGGGCTGTGCCTATATTATCATTTCCTGGTTATGCTACCAATACTATGGGGATACGGAGATACTGAAGAAGCATTTCGGAAATATGAAACACTGGATGGAGTTCCTGACAACAGGTGTCCGAAACGGTATCGTAGAAGCAGAAGGGGAAGATGAGAATTGTCTGGGAGAGTGGTCTACACCGGGTGAGATTTTGATTCCGCCCCGGTTTGTCAATACCTATTTTTACGGTTATTGTGCCTCTCTGATGGAGAATATTGCCGGGGTGCTGGAAAAAGAGGAGAAAAGGCAGTCTTACAGAATCCTGAAGGAAAATACCATACAGGCCTTCCGTCGGGAATTTTTCCATGAGGAGACCGGCCGGTATAGTATCGGGGCACAGGGAACGGAGGCCTTTGCCTGGAAACTGGGAGCTGTGGAGGATGAGGAAAAAGAGCAGGTCTTCAGATATTTGGCAAGACACGTTGCGGATGAGTGCGAAGATCATCTGGATACAGGAATCTTCGGGACACCCTATCTGTTTGAAACACTCGTGGAAAGCGGATATGGGGACACTGCATATAAGATGATTACAAATACCACCTATCCCGGATATGGATATATGCTCACAAACGGGGCTACGGCTCTGTGGGAATATTGGGAAAAAGAATACGGGTTCTATCAGTGTTCCTGCTGTCATAACCAGCCTATGTTCGGAAGCATCAGCGGAAGCTTTTACGAAAAGGTAACGGGGATCGTACCGCTTTCACCGGCCTGCAAGGAGGTTCTCATCGCGCCAAAGCCCATAGGTGATCTCCGGTTCGCCTCCGCAAAGAAGGAAACTATGTATGGGATGATCTCTGTGGAATGGGAAAAAACAGAAAGAGAATTTTCTCTGTATTTAACCGTTCCCTGTAATACCAGCGCAGTCGTGCTGCTTCCCGGCACAGGAGAGACTCTGTGGGAAGGCAGTGATGTCTTACTACCCGGAGAAGTGGAAAAAGAGGGGATCCGTTTGGTGGAACAGACAGATAACGGATACTGTGTCCGGTTAGAATCTGGAAACTATCGTTTCACGCTGAGAAAATAG
- a CDS encoding ABC transporter substrate-binding protein → MKKKILAALLAGAMTVTLGACGGNSDSGNDSSTANDSTQGTTDTADVSKDAIRFMNTKIEIDGALKEFAKQYQEETGQEVVIESLGGGVDVNGQLKNYYAAGNMPDIFAFAADSYKSSFKDWLEPLDGESWIEDTEYAFKGEDGKVYGMPFALEGIGLAYNKDILDKAGVDPSTLTNINAYKEAFKKIDSMKDELGLTSVCAVAAESGQMYWSTGNHMMAAYISQEKDRTDKEIIDKLNAGEIDKDRMGEFADWLQLLFDYSDQNVLISGTYDDQLALWATGKAAFITQGNWIDPSLPTYEAEFACGLAPAAFTTADTDGIIVDAPAVWGIYNESDKIDACKEFLKALAETEEGQKALVEDCGMVSPYKSCTLEPSTPLAKSMLPYIKDGKTYAWDWLTQPEGIAQNATGAVFELYAKGQLDKQGFVDTMESVIKDYVASNGSN, encoded by the coding sequence ATGAAAAAGAAGATTTTAGCGGCATTACTTGCCGGAGCAATGACAGTGACACTGGGAGCATGCGGAGGAAATTCAGACAGTGGAAATGACAGCAGCACGGCCAATGACAGCACACAGGGGACGACAGATACAGCGGATGTGAGCAAAGACGCCATTCGTTTTATGAATACAAAAATAGAGATCGACGGAGCTTTGAAAGAATTTGCAAAGCAGTACCAGGAAGAGACAGGACAGGAAGTTGTGATCGAATCCCTGGGCGGCGGTGTAGATGTGAACGGACAGCTCAAAAACTACTATGCGGCAGGTAACATGCCGGACATCTTTGCGTTTGCTGCAGACTCCTACAAATCTTCTTTTAAAGACTGGCTGGAACCGCTGGACGGAGAGTCCTGGATCGAGGATACAGAGTATGCGTTTAAGGGAGAGGACGGAAAGGTATACGGTATGCCATTTGCCCTGGAAGGGATCGGTCTTGCATACAACAAAGATATCCTGGACAAAGCCGGTGTGGATCCGTCAACACTGACAAATATCAATGCCTACAAAGAGGCATTTAAGAAAATAGATTCCATGAAGGATGAACTGGGGCTTACATCCGTGTGTGCTGTGGCAGCGGAGTCAGGACAGATGTACTGGTCCACAGGTAACCACATGATGGCAGCTTACATTTCCCAGGAAAAAGACAGAACGGATAAGGAAATTATTGACAAGCTGAATGCAGGGGAGATTGACAAAGACAGAATGGGAGAGTTCGCAGACTGGCTTCAGCTTCTGTTTGACTACTCAGATCAGAACGTGCTGATCTCCGGTACATATGACGACCAGCTTGCACTGTGGGCAACGGGAAAAGCGGCATTTATCACACAGGGCAACTGGATCGACCCGTCACTGCCCACATATGAAGCTGAGTTTGCATGCGGACTGGCACCGGCTGCTTTCACAACAGCGGATACAGACGGTATCATTGTAGATGCACCGGCTGTTTGGGGCATCTACAATGAGAGTGATAAGATCGACGCCTGCAAGGAATTCTTAAAGGCACTGGCTGAGACCGAAGAGGGACAGAAAGCCCTGGTTGAGGACTGTGGAATGGTTTCCCCGTATAAATCCTGCACACTGGAACCGAGCACACCGCTTGCAAAGAGCATGCTTCCTTATATCAAGGACGGCAAAACTTATGCCTGGGACTGGCTGACACAGCCGGAAGGCATCGCGCAGAATGCCACAGGCGCTGTATTTGAGCTGTATGCCAAAGGACAGCTGGATAAACAGGGATTTGTAGACACCATGGAATCAGTGATCAAAGATTATGTAGCATCTAACGGAAGCAATTAA
- a CDS encoding zinc-binding dehydrogenase, which produces MNKTIIFPSAGNVELQDRECPKPEKGEVLIETEVSLVSTGTELTFLNGECPKDSKWSTYIHYPMTPGYSNVGVVVETGEGVSKEWIGKRVASFSKHAQYVTAKEEELRVIRYDITSEEAAFFAIAEVGLNGIRRTKIELGNRVVVYGAGVIGQVLVRYLLAGGCTEIVVVNRSKKRLEYLPKCPAVIPVSSETESVMDAVKQVTQGELADIVFETTGNADLIPEEFKMLHQQGKLCMLSSPRKETKFDFHDFCNAGSFQIIGAHISSQAVTPSFDDPWTCVRNSEVFFRMLSTGQMEVDSLISHRVSYEEASDIYKEMMKNRSPYMGVVIRWK; this is translated from the coding sequence ATGAACAAAACAATTATTTTTCCATCAGCAGGAAATGTAGAACTGCAGGACAGGGAATGTCCAAAGCCGGAAAAGGGAGAGGTCTTGATCGAGACAGAGGTGTCCTTGGTCAGCACCGGCACAGAGCTTACCTTTCTAAACGGGGAATGCCCAAAAGATTCCAAATGGTCTACCTATATCCATTATCCCATGACTCCGGGCTATTCCAACGTAGGTGTGGTAGTGGAGACAGGAGAAGGGGTTTCAAAGGAATGGATCGGCAAAAGAGTAGCCAGCTTCAGCAAACACGCACAGTATGTGACGGCAAAGGAAGAGGAACTGCGTGTGATCCGTTATGACATCACCTCAGAGGAGGCAGCCTTTTTTGCCATAGCTGAGGTTGGTCTGAATGGGATCAGACGGACAAAGATTGAACTGGGAAACCGGGTAGTGGTCTATGGGGCAGGAGTTATCGGCCAGGTTCTGGTCCGTTATCTGCTGGCCGGAGGGTGTACGGAAATTGTAGTGGTGAACCGTTCCAAAAAAAGGCTGGAATATCTTCCGAAATGCCCGGCAGTGATCCCCGTTTCATCAGAGACAGAATCCGTCATGGATGCGGTAAAGCAGGTTACCCAAGGAGAGCTTGCGGATATTGTGTTTGAGACCACAGGCAATGCAGATCTGATCCCGGAGGAATTTAAGATGCTGCATCAGCAGGGAAAACTCTGCATGCTGAGTTCACCGAGAAAAGAGACAAAATTTGATTTTCACGATTTCTGCAATGCGGGAAGCTTTCAGATCATCGGTGCCCATATTTCTTCCCAGGCAGTGACACCAAGCTTTGATGATCCCTGGACCTGTGTGCGCAATAGTGAAGTGTTCTTCCGGATGCTCTCCACCGGACAGATGGAAGTGGACAGCCTTATCAGCCATCGCGTAAGTTACGAAGAGGCTTCAGATATATATAAAGAGATGATGAAAAACCGTTCACCGTACATGGGTGTTGTGATTCGATGGAAATAA
- a CDS encoding IS110 family transposase — MIYVGIDVAKDKHDCFITNSDGEVLFKAFTIKNNLDGFDELYQKIESVMEDASKVKVGLEATGHYSYNLLGYLLDKGLATFVINPLHTNLYRKSLSLRQTKTDKVDAHTIASMLMSDVNLKSYSDTSYHNEELKSLTRYRFDKVKERAKLKTSISRLVCILFPELEKLVPTLHQNSVYELLYEFPGAKQVANAHLTRLSNLLETASKGHYTKETSIAFREAARTSIGSNMPAKSLELKHTIKLIRELDSEIEEIENEIKVIMDEINSPILSIPGISYRMGAMIIAEIGDFSQFDSPDKILAYAGMSPSTYQSGQLDNCYARMEKRGSRYLRYALFNATAYVCLWDPTYKAYLAKKRAEGKHYYVAMSHATKKLVRLIYHLERTGQQYQKAI; from the coding sequence ATGATTTACGTAGGAATTGATGTCGCAAAAGATAAGCATGATTGCTTTATCACAAACTCTGATGGCGAAGTCCTTTTCAAGGCTTTTACCATCAAAAACAATCTCGATGGGTTCGACGAGCTTTATCAGAAAATAGAATCCGTTATGGAAGATGCTTCTAAAGTAAAAGTAGGCCTAGAAGCCACTGGACACTATAGTTACAATCTTCTCGGATATCTGCTTGATAAAGGTCTGGCCACCTTTGTTATCAACCCGTTACATACTAATCTGTACAGAAAAAGTCTAAGCCTTAGACAGACGAAAACGGATAAAGTTGATGCCCATACAATTGCTTCTATGCTAATGTCTGACGTGAACTTAAAGTCCTACTCAGACACATCGTATCACAACGAAGAGCTTAAGTCACTTACTCGCTATCGTTTTGATAAAGTTAAAGAACGCGCGAAGCTTAAAACATCTATATCCCGTCTTGTATGTATCCTTTTCCCTGAGTTAGAAAAGCTTGTTCCAACACTTCATCAGAATTCTGTTTATGAGTTACTCTACGAATTTCCTGGTGCAAAACAGGTAGCTAATGCACATCTCACAAGACTTTCAAATCTTCTTGAAACCGCATCTAAAGGCCACTACACAAAAGAAACCTCTATCGCTTTTAGAGAGGCTGCAAGAACCTCTATCGGTTCAAATATGCCAGCTAAATCGCTTGAATTAAAGCACACCATTAAGCTCATTAGAGAGCTAGATTCTGAAATCGAAGAGATTGAAAACGAGATTAAAGTCATCATGGATGAAATCAATTCTCCAATCCTTAGCATTCCTGGAATCAGCTATCGAATGGGTGCCATGATTATTGCTGAAATAGGTGACTTTAGCCAATTCGACTCTCCAGATAAGATCCTTGCTTATGCAGGAATGTCGCCTTCTACCTATCAATCCGGCCAGTTAGATAACTGTTATGCCAGAATGGAAAAACGTGGTTCTAGATACCTTAGATATGCTCTGTTTAATGCAACCGCATATGTTTGTCTATGGGATCCAACCTACAAGGCTTATCTTGCCAAGAAACGAGCTGAAGGCAAGCATTACTATGTTGCAATGTCTCACGCGACCAAGAAACTAGTTCGGCTAATTTATCATCTCGAACGCACTGGACAGCAATACCAAAAAGCAATCTAA
- a CDS encoding Gfo/Idh/MocA family protein, whose protein sequence is MINIGIIGCGRIAQVRHIPEYDQNPDACIYGVYDINEKRAEEIAEKYHAVSYKSYEDLLNDDAIDAVSICTANHSHCEISIKALKSGKHVLCEKPMAVTYEECQAMVNAAKETGKYLMVGQQERLFPIHVKAREVLQSGAIGDVLSFRTNFRHSGPENWTVDRQKVWFFDKKSAAFGAMADLGIHKADLIHYLLDDVIESAVAVTETLDKKNPDGTPIDVDDNAICIYRTRKGVIGTMEVSWTCYGQEDKSTVIYGTKGILKINSNPQYPIILEKQTGEQVYYDMTNYNPGQNGSGIIDAWMTCLTTNTPPLISGESSFESMKAVFAALESAEKGCVVNTDNLSKHSSEQN, encoded by the coding sequence TTGATAAACATTGGAATTATAGGATGCGGCAGAATTGCACAGGTGCGTCATATCCCGGAATATGATCAGAATCCGGATGCCTGTATTTACGGGGTATATGACATTAATGAAAAACGGGCTGAAGAGATCGCGGAAAAATACCATGCAGTCTCATATAAGTCTTATGAGGATCTGTTAAATGATGATGCCATTGACGCAGTCAGCATCTGCACTGCCAACCATTCACACTGCGAAATTTCCATAAAGGCATTAAAGTCAGGAAAACATGTCCTGTGTGAAAAACCCATGGCTGTCACCTACGAGGAATGCCAGGCCATGGTAAACGCTGCAAAAGAAACAGGAAAGTATCTGATGGTGGGCCAGCAAGAAAGACTGTTTCCCATTCACGTAAAAGCCAGAGAAGTCCTTCAGAGCGGTGCCATTGGAGACGTTTTAAGCTTCCGCACGAATTTCCGCCATTCCGGTCCCGAAAACTGGACGGTAGACCGTCAGAAAGTCTGGTTCTTTGACAAGAAATCCGCTGCTTTCGGCGCCATGGCTGACCTGGGGATACATAAGGCAGATCTGATCCATTATCTGTTAGACGATGTGATCGAAAGCGCTGTGGCCGTGACTGAGACTCTGGACAAAAAAAATCCTGACGGAACTCCCATTGATGTAGACGACAACGCCATCTGCATCTACCGCACCCGGAAAGGCGTTATAGGAACCATGGAGGTAAGCTGGACCTGCTACGGCCAGGAAGACAAGTCCACTGTAATATACGGCACCAAAGGCATCCTGAAAATCAACAGTAACCCACAGTACCCCATCATTCTGGAAAAGCAGACCGGAGAACAGGTTTACTATGATATGACAAACTATAACCCCGGCCAAAACGGTTCCGGCATCATAGATGCCTGGATGACCTGCCTGACCACCAATACCCCGCCTCTGATCTCCGGAGAATCTTCATTTGAATCCATGAAGGCAGTCTTCGCCGCATTAGAATCCGCAGAAAAAGGGTGTGTTGTAAACACAGACAACTTATCAAAACATTCTTCAGAACAAAACTAA
- a CDS encoding carbohydrate ABC transporter permease, whose translation MNVQLKKTISIFAMAAGIIGMAAALYMDFSGSASTVRGPLLIAGAVLVLAGVYLLPTRKHRSIINVLFLFPLIFAFAVTVLIPFACGIFYSMTDWNGIKFDKFVGLGNYISMFKSNDYIYSFVVTFIFTVINMLAVNLVAFGLALLCTSKVKGRNFYRAAYFIPNLIGGIVLGYVWQFIFNKVMTTVIEGSTSMLTDPNLAIAAILIVSTWQYAGYIMMIYVTGLQSVPKDILEASNVDGASQITTLLKIKVPMIANTFTVCIFLTLVNSFKQFDLNLAITNGAPSRILAGKPVQATEFLALNIYNTAISKNQYALGQTKAVVFFIILAIVSLTQVSISKKKEVEM comes from the coding sequence ATGAATGTTCAATTGAAAAAAACAATATCAATCTTTGCCATGGCTGCGGGAATTATAGGTATGGCAGCAGCTCTCTATATGGATTTTTCAGGCAGTGCATCCACGGTCAGAGGCCCGCTTCTCATCGCAGGAGCTGTGCTTGTGTTAGCCGGTGTCTACCTGCTTCCGACCAGAAAACACCGCTCCATAATCAATGTGCTGTTTTTGTTTCCACTGATCTTCGCGTTTGCGGTGACAGTGCTGATCCCGTTTGCCTGCGGTATTTTCTATTCCATGACAGACTGGAACGGAATCAAATTTGACAAGTTCGTGGGACTTGGCAATTACATCAGTATGTTTAAATCCAATGATTATATATATTCATTTGTAGTGACCTTTATTTTCACTGTTATCAACATGCTGGCAGTCAATCTGGTGGCGTTCGGACTGGCTCTTCTGTGTACATCTAAAGTAAAGGGCAGAAACTTCTACCGCGCGGCTTATTTTATACCGAACCTGATCGGCGGTATTGTTCTCGGTTATGTTTGGCAGTTTATTTTCAACAAGGTTATGACAACTGTAATTGAGGGCAGCACCTCCATGCTGACTGATCCCAATCTGGCTATTGCGGCGATCCTGATCGTGAGCACGTGGCAGTATGCGGGATATATTATGATGATCTATGTCACAGGACTTCAGAGTGTGCCGAAGGATATCCTGGAAGCATCCAATGTGGATGGCGCGAGTCAGATCACAACTCTGCTGAAAATCAAAGTGCCTATGATAGCCAATACCTTTACCGTATGTATTTTCCTGACACTTGTAAATTCGTTCAAGCAATTTGACTTAAACCTGGCGATCACCAACGGAGCGCCCAGCCGTATCTTGGCGGGAAAACCTGTACAGGCCACAGAGTTTCTGGCTCTGAACATATATAATACGGCTATCAGCAAGAACCAGTATGCGCTGGGACAGACGAAAGCAGTGGTATTCTTTATCATCCTGGCCATTGTGTCCCTGACACAGGTATCCATCAGTAAGAAGAAGGAGGTTGAAATGTAA
- a CDS encoding carbohydrate ABC transporter permease — translation MKAQKIRTGIAEIIGVILTVIILAPFLLVVVNSAKSSADIITSPISLPEHWGQIFTNLSNVIHNQNFNYWNSFFSSLLITAVSLLLLTVFSSMAAWVLVRNKTKWSSFIFMLFVSAMVIPFQVVMLPLLSTFRETSNFFGIQMLQSYKGIIFAYLGFGGSMSVFILHGFVKGIPYELEEAAWIDGCSPEGTFFRIIFPLLKPVQVTVLILNGIWIWNDYLLPSLMLGLNGRIKTLPVAVSSFVGSYVKQWDLILSAALLAMIPIIILFLFAQKQIIQGMVDGAIK, via the coding sequence ATGAAGGCACAAAAAATAAGAACCGGAATCGCAGAAATTATTGGTGTGATCCTTACAGTCATCATCCTGGCTCCCTTCCTGCTGGTCGTTGTGAACTCTGCAAAGAGCAGCGCGGATATCATTACAAGTCCCATTTCCCTGCCGGAGCACTGGGGACAGATCTTTACCAATCTGAGCAATGTAATACATAACCAGAATTTTAATTACTGGAATTCTTTCTTCAGCTCTCTGCTGATCACAGCAGTTTCCCTTTTGCTGCTGACTGTATTTTCCAGTATGGCTGCATGGGTTCTGGTGAGAAATAAGACCAAATGGTCAAGCTTCATTTTTATGCTTTTTGTATCAGCTATGGTTATTCCTTTCCAGGTGGTCATGCTGCCGCTGCTCTCCACATTCCGGGAAACCTCCAACTTTTTCGGGATTCAGATGCTGCAGAGCTATAAGGGGATCATATTCGCTTACCTGGGATTTGGCGGGTCCATGTCCGTGTTCATTCTGCATGGATTTGTGAAGGGGATTCCTTACGAATTGGAAGAGGCTGCGTGGATTGACGGGTGCAGTCCTGAGGGGACTTTCTTCCGGATCATTTTTCCGCTTTTGAAGCCTGTGCAGGTGACGGTTCTGATACTGAATGGTATCTGGATCTGGAATGATTACCTTCTGCCTTCCCTGATGCTGGGGCTGAACGGGCGGATCAAAACACTGCCGGTTGCGGTCAGCAGTTTTGTAGGCTCTTATGTGAAGCAGTGGGATTTGATCTTGTCAGCGGCGCTGCTTGCCATGATACCCATCATTATCCTGTTCCTGTTTGCGCAGAAACAGATCATACAGGGTATGGTGGATGGAGCCATTAAATAG